From the genome of Haloarcula limicola, one region includes:
- a CDS encoding uracil-DNA glycosylase: protein MGQMEGLDVLACERCEELCESRTRIVNGVGPADADLLFVGEAPGANEDEQGKPFVGRSGDVLDETLREVGLDRGDVRITNCVRCRPPENRDPHKEELANCREYLETEIDRVDPEVVVTLGKVPAQHLLERDVAVTSEAGDVADVTIQGSPQPVMICVHPAATLYDSSQKGTFEDTLRKAAEFTDGESGQRRLGDF, encoded by the coding sequence ATGGGACAGATGGAGGGACTGGACGTCCTCGCCTGCGAGCGCTGTGAGGAACTGTGCGAGTCACGCACCCGGATCGTCAACGGCGTCGGCCCGGCGGACGCGGACCTGCTGTTCGTCGGCGAGGCCCCGGGAGCCAACGAGGACGAACAGGGGAAACCGTTCGTCGGCCGCAGCGGCGACGTCTTGGACGAGACGCTCCGCGAGGTGGGCTTAGACCGAGGCGACGTGCGCATCACGAACTGCGTGCGCTGTCGGCCGCCCGAGAACCGCGACCCGCACAAGGAGGAGCTGGCGAACTGTCGCGAGTATCTGGAGACCGAGATCGACCGCGTGGACCCCGAAGTCGTCGTCACGCTCGGGAAAGTGCCCGCCCAACACCTACTGGAACGCGATGTCGCCGTCACCAGCGAAGCCGGCGACGTGGCGGACGTGACTATCCAGGGGTCGCCCCAGCCCGTGATGATCTGCGTCCACCCCGCGGCGACGCTGTACGATTCGAGCCAGAAGGGGACGTTCGAGGACACGCTCCGGAAGGCCGCGGAGTTCACCGACGGCGAGAGCGGGCAGCGGCGCTTAGGCGACTTCTAG
- a CDS encoding glutathione S-transferase N-terminal domain-containing protein, translating into MSNLELYELEGCPYCAKVTSKLDELGLDYESHMVPRSHDERDEVKEISGQTGVPVLVDPDNGVDAMPESDDIVEYLEETYGDGAAA; encoded by the coding sequence ATGTCCAACCTCGAACTCTACGAACTGGAGGGCTGTCCGTACTGCGCGAAGGTCACGTCGAAGCTCGACGAACTCGGCCTCGACTACGAGTCCCACATGGTCCCGCGCTCGCACGACGAGCGCGACGAAGTGAAGGAGATCTCGGGGCAGACGGGCGTTCCCGTCCTCGTGGACCCGGACAACGGCGTCGACGCGATGCCCGAATCCGACGACATCGTGGAGTATCTCGAAGAGACGTACGGCGACGGCGCGGCGGCGTAA
- the pyrE gene encoding orotate phosphoribosyltransferase produces MANEELIAALRDADAVKYGEFELSHGGTSNYYVDKYVFETDPTCLERIAEAFAERVADTKLAGVALGGVPLVAVTSVETGLPYVIARKQQKEYGTANLIEGELAEGEEVVVIEDIATTGQSAIDAAEALRDAGAVVSRVLVVVDREEGAAENLASHDLELESLVTASDLLADAPEDVAVDGDA; encoded by the coding sequence ATGGCCAACGAGGAACTCATCGCGGCGCTGCGGGACGCTGACGCGGTCAAGTACGGCGAGTTCGAACTCTCCCACGGCGGCACGTCGAACTACTACGTCGATAAGTACGTCTTCGAGACGGACCCGACGTGTCTCGAACGCATCGCCGAGGCGTTCGCCGAGCGGGTCGCTGACACGAAACTGGCGGGCGTCGCGCTCGGCGGCGTCCCGCTGGTCGCGGTCACGAGCGTCGAGACGGGCCTGCCCTACGTCATCGCGCGGAAGCAACAGAAGGAGTACGGCACGGCGAACCTCATCGAGGGGGAACTAGCGGAGGGCGAGGAGGTCGTCGTCATCGAGGACATCGCCACGACGGGCCAGAGCGCCATCGACGCGGCGGAGGCGCTCCGAGACGCCGGTGCGGTCGTCTCTCGGGTCCTCGTCGTCGTCGACCGGGAGGAGGGGGCCGCCGAGAACCTCGCCAGTCACGATCTCGAACTCGAATCGCTGGTCACCGCCTCGGACCTGCTCGCGGACGCCCCCGAAGACGTGGCTGTGGACGGAGACGCCTGA
- a CDS encoding MBL fold metallo-hydrolase: MDVHNVTADAETFTCNAYLATGERTTLVDAGAMSGVVDAIRAHADAVDAVVLTHQHGDHVAQLDAVLDAFDAELYAYADHSRRDHAIEDGDELLVGDETCEVVYTPGHADDHVSLVSENSLFSGDVVVHDDGAFDDGSFGRTDSPNQSRERLIESIEDLLERMPEGVEHMYSGHGGVFHGDVREVVERALERAERREPKYPDE, translated from the coding sequence ATGGACGTTCACAACGTCACCGCCGACGCCGAGACGTTCACCTGCAACGCCTACCTCGCGACCGGCGAGCGGACGACGCTCGTCGACGCCGGCGCGATGAGCGGCGTGGTCGACGCGATCCGAGCGCACGCCGACGCCGTCGACGCCGTCGTCCTGACCCACCAGCACGGCGACCACGTCGCGCAACTCGACGCCGTCCTCGACGCGTTCGACGCGGAGCTGTACGCCTACGCCGACCACTCGCGCCGTGACCACGCCATCGAGGACGGCGACGAACTGCTGGTCGGCGACGAGACCTGCGAAGTCGTCTACACGCCTGGCCACGCCGACGACCACGTCTCGCTGGTCTCCGAGAACTCGCTGTTCTCCGGCGACGTGGTCGTCCACGACGACGGCGCGTTCGACGACGGTTCCTTCGGCCGCACGGACTCGCCGAACCAGTCCCGCGAGCGACTCATCGAGAGCATCGAGGACCTCTTAGAACGGATGCCGGAGGGTGTCGAGCACATGTACTCGGGCCACGGCGGCGTCTTCCACGGCGACGTGCGCGAGGTGGTCGAACGCGCCCTCGAACGGGCCGAGCGCCGCGAACCGAAGTACCCCGACGAGTAG
- a CDS encoding NCS2 family permease, which produces MAGTLAEFFELDEHDTDVSTEILAGVTTFLTMSYIVVVNPAILSAAISVDGRTTGQTIQMLAVVTIISAATATLVMALYANRPFAQAPGLGLNAFFAFTVVLGLGVPWQTALAAVVVEGVVFIALTAVGAREYIIKLFPEPVKFAVGAGIGLFLAIIGLEAMHVVASDPATFLQFNPVFASDPIAIISVLGLFVTFALYSADIPGSIVIGIALTTLASYAAAALGYSAIDPSVPALDGVFLYTPASLTGQTDVVYSAAGYDITPLVGAFLSGFSNVDALGFSLIVFTFFFVDFFDTAGTLTGVSQIAGFLDEEGNLPDIDKPLMADAVGTTVGGIIGTSTVTTYIESATGVEEGGRTGLTALVVALLFLASLALVPLAAAVPLHASHIALVVIAVLMLRNIVDIRWNDLSHAVPAGLTMFIMPFTYSISYGIAAGIIAYPVVKAAQGDYRDVHAGQWVLAAAFVFYFFVRTSGILAGAL; this is translated from the coding sequence ATGGCTGGGACGCTGGCTGAGTTCTTCGAACTGGACGAGCACGACACCGACGTATCGACCGAGATCCTCGCGGGCGTGACGACGTTCCTGACGATGAGCTACATCGTCGTCGTCAACCCCGCGATACTGAGCGCGGCCATCTCCGTCGACGGCCGGACGACCGGGCAGACGATCCAGATGCTCGCCGTCGTGACCATCATCTCGGCGGCGACGGCGACGCTCGTGATGGCGCTGTATGCCAACCGGCCGTTCGCGCAAGCGCCCGGGCTGGGGCTGAACGCCTTCTTCGCGTTCACCGTCGTCCTCGGGCTGGGCGTGCCGTGGCAGACGGCGCTGGCCGCCGTCGTCGTCGAGGGGGTCGTCTTCATCGCCCTGACGGCGGTGGGCGCGCGCGAGTACATCATCAAGCTGTTCCCCGAGCCCGTGAAGTTCGCCGTCGGCGCGGGTATCGGCCTCTTCCTGGCGATCATCGGGCTGGAGGCGATGCACGTCGTCGCCTCTGACCCCGCGACCTTCCTGCAGTTCAACCCGGTCTTCGCCAGCGACCCGATCGCCATCATCTCCGTCCTCGGCCTGTTCGTCACGTTCGCGCTCTACTCGGCGGACATTCCGGGCTCCATCGTCATCGGCATCGCGCTGACGACGCTGGCCTCCTACGCCGCCGCGGCGCTGGGCTACTCGGCCATCGATCCCTCCGTCCCGGCCCTCGACGGCGTCTTCCTCTATACGCCCGCCTCGCTGACCGGCCAGACCGACGTGGTCTACTCGGCGGCGGGCTACGACATCACGCCGCTGGTCGGCGCGTTCCTCTCGGGCTTCTCGAACGTCGACGCGCTCGGTTTCTCGCTCATCGTCTTCACGTTCTTCTTCGTGGACTTCTTCGACACCGCGGGCACGCTCACCGGCGTCTCCCAGATCGCGGGCTTCCTGGACGAAGAGGGTAACCTCCCCGACATCGACAAGCCGCTGATGGCCGACGCCGTCGGGACGACCGTCGGCGGCATCATCGGCACCTCGACGGTGACGACCTACATCGAGTCCGCGACCGGCGTCGAGGAGGGCGGCCGAACGGGCCTGACCGCGCTCGTCGTCGCGCTGCTCTTCCTCGCGTCGCTCGCGCTCGTCCCGCTGGCGGCCGCGGTGCCGCTCCACGCCTCGCACATCGCGCTGGTCGTCATCGCCGTGCTGATGCTGCGCAACATCGTCGACATCCGCTGGAACGACCTCAGCCACGCCGTCCCCGCCGGCCTGACGATGTTCATCATGCCCTTCACCTACTCTATCTCCTACGGCATCGCCGCGGGGATCATCGCCTACCCCGTCGTGAAGGCCGCACAGGGCGACTATCGTGACGTTCACGCCGGCCAGTGGGTGCTCGCCGCCGCCTTCGTCTTCTACTTCTTCGTCCGCACGAGCGGCATCCTCGCCGGCGCGCTCTGA
- a CDS encoding ThuA domain-containing protein, translating to MASVTVWNEFIHEREDDAVAEVYPDGIHATIADALEDRGHDARTATLDEPEHGLTEAVLDDTDVLLWWGHAAHDEVEDEVVERVAERVHEGMGLLVLHSAHASKPFKRLLGTPCDLTWREDGERERCWVVDPGHPITDGLDDSLVIDEAEMYGEPFGVPEPDRLVFTSWFEGGEVFRSGCCYERGRGSIFYFRPGHETYPIYHRDDVQRVLDNAVRWAAPTEGADATAGNRNVEPRESL from the coding sequence ATGGCTTCCGTCACCGTCTGGAACGAGTTCATCCACGAACGCGAAGACGACGCCGTCGCCGAGGTGTACCCCGACGGCATCCACGCGACCATCGCCGACGCCCTCGAAGACCGGGGCCACGACGCCCGCACGGCGACGCTGGACGAACCCGAGCACGGTCTCACCGAGGCCGTCCTCGACGACACCGACGTGCTGCTCTGGTGGGGTCACGCCGCCCACGACGAGGTCGAGGACGAGGTCGTCGAACGAGTCGCAGAGCGGGTCCACGAGGGGATGGGCCTGCTCGTACTCCACTCGGCACACGCCTCCAAGCCGTTCAAGCGGTTGCTGGGGACCCCCTGTGACCTGACGTGGCGCGAGGACGGCGAGCGCGAGCGCTGCTGGGTCGTCGACCCCGGCCACCCGATCACCGACGGGCTGGACGACTCGCTGGTCATCGACGAGGCGGAGATGTACGGCGAGCCGTTCGGCGTCCCAGAACCCGACCGGCTGGTGTTCACCTCGTGGTTCGAGGGCGGCGAGGTGTTCCGAAGCGGCTGTTGCTACGAGCGGGGCCGGGGCAGCATCTTCTACTTCCGACCGGGCCACGAGACCTACCCCATCTACCACCGCGACGACGTGCAGCGGGTCCTCGACAACGCGGTTCGCTGGGCCGCTCCGACCGAGGGGGCCGACGCCACCGCCGGCAACCGGAACGTCGAGCCGCGCGAATCGCTATAG
- a CDS encoding 50S ribosomal protein L40e: MASFEAASDRLLNKQICMRCNARNPQRADQCRKCGYGNLRPKAKEVRSA, encoded by the coding sequence ATGGCTAGCTTCGAGGCAGCGTCAGACCGACTCCTGAACAAGCAGATCTGCATGCGCTGTAACGCCCGGAACCCGCAGCGCGCCGACCAGTGCCGGAAGTGCGGCTACGGCAACCTCCGCCCGAAGGCGAAGGAAGTCCGCAGCGCGTAA
- a CDS encoding tRNA(Ile)(2)-agmatinylcytidine synthase: protein MTVVGLDDTDSRETGMCTTYAAARLADAIREAGGHVERLLLIRLNPAVEHKTRGNAALAVHTDLAADRVTPLVRETLSLAQTDDPMTNPGAVVADCAPGDVPPQVSEFTVDAIREIRDRVTATQLSDFAGFARVERGNGRGLVGALAAVGAWAALDDWTYEHIAYRERARWGTDREVDDASVRAAADAHYPTVWDTVDRESGYPVCVPRTPCPILYGIRGDDPEACRAVADAVESEPVAERATFLTNQGTDVHLRDAAMADVAADSAYRVTGTVVDAPATREGGHVFLTLADGDDSLRCAAFEPTKGFRDRVRALREGDRVTVCGEVTDGTLKLEKFAARDLVRTELVTPDCPDCGRSMSSAGRNQGYRCRDCGTSADGKVDRPLDRSLEPGWYEVPPVARRHIAKPLVRGGFDDVTHPER, encoded by the coding sequence GTGACCGTCGTCGGCTTGGACGATACGGACTCGCGCGAGACGGGGATGTGTACCACCTACGCCGCGGCCCGGTTAGCCGACGCGATCCGCGAGGCCGGTGGACACGTCGAGCGCCTCCTCCTGATTCGGCTCAACCCCGCCGTTGAACACAAGACGAGGGGGAACGCCGCACTCGCCGTCCACACCGATTTAGCGGCCGACCGCGTGACTCCCCTCGTCCGCGAGACGCTCTCGCTGGCTCAGACCGACGACCCGATGACGAACCCCGGGGCCGTCGTCGCCGACTGCGCGCCCGGAGACGTCCCGCCGCAGGTCAGCGAGTTCACCGTCGACGCCATCAGAGAGATACGGGACCGCGTGACCGCGACGCAGCTCTCAGATTTCGCGGGGTTCGCCCGCGTCGAGCGCGGCAACGGCCGCGGCCTCGTCGGCGCGCTCGCGGCCGTCGGCGCGTGGGCGGCGCTGGACGACTGGACCTACGAGCACATCGCCTACCGCGAGCGGGCGCGCTGGGGGACCGACCGAGAGGTAGACGACGCGAGCGTCCGGGCCGCCGCCGACGCTCACTATCCGACCGTCTGGGACACGGTCGACCGCGAGTCGGGGTATCCGGTCTGCGTCCCGCGCACGCCCTGTCCGATCCTCTACGGCATCCGCGGCGACGACCCCGAGGCCTGCCGAGCGGTGGCCGACGCCGTCGAGAGCGAGCCCGTCGCCGAGCGGGCGACGTTCCTGACGAATCAGGGGACCGACGTGCACCTACGGGACGCGGCGATGGCCGACGTGGCGGCAGACAGCGCCTACCGCGTCACCGGTACAGTGGTCGACGCGCCCGCGACCCGCGAGGGCGGCCACGTCTTCCTGACGCTGGCCGACGGCGACGACAGCCTCCGCTGTGCCGCCTTCGAACCCACGAAGGGGTTCCGCGACCGGGTGCGCGCGCTCCGCGAGGGCGACCGCGTCACGGTCTGCGGCGAGGTCACGGACGGAACGCTCAAACTGGAGAAGTTCGCCGCTCGCGACCTCGTCCGAACCGAACTCGTCACGCCCGACTGCCCCGACTGCGGTCGGTCGATGTCCTCCGCCGGCCGGAACCAGGGGTATCGCTGTCGGGACTGCGGGACGAGCGCCGACGGGAAGGTCGACCGCCCGCTCGACCGCTCGCTCGAACCCGGCTGGTACGAGGTCCCGCCGGTGGCGCGCCGCCACATCGCGAAACCGCTGGTTCGGGGCGGCTTCGACGACGTGACCCACCCGGAGCGGTGA
- a CDS encoding DUF7118 family protein: MTDAARELETAAEERRRARERVEAVGEADLRTCREAYRELLDLLDRYDGRATGSGDFEAFTEFQGTVGTLTDELPEDLPERETFEEVDEFLQQRRLSESDFERARAELEPVGDLVARLDEWETARERYAEARRAARRRASELDERATALERLRRLGDADLDAPVEQLREPIEAYDDAVREAFGEFRADSPARDVLSAVERADAYPLVDFQSPPEALLEYVRTAEAGTEPIPRLLEYADYSASKLDHYVEDTAALKRAVSTRRTYLRNLDADPLTVSWPPPPAERLPWLVREYRSVVSGFADESVVARLREVRGLAAREDYARLRESALARSELSGEERERLASGAVERELEDVREERAAIEAALEEHDPL; encoded by the coding sequence ATGACCGACGCCGCCCGCGAACTGGAGACGGCGGCCGAGGAGCGCCGACGGGCCCGCGAGCGGGTCGAAGCCGTCGGCGAGGCGGACCTGCGGACGTGCCGGGAAGCCTATCGGGAACTGCTCGACTTACTGGACCGATACGACGGCCGAGCGACCGGCAGCGGCGACTTCGAGGCGTTCACCGAGTTCCAGGGGACCGTCGGGACGCTGACCGACGAACTGCCCGAGGACCTGCCCGAACGCGAGACCTTCGAGGAGGTCGACGAGTTCCTCCAGCAGCGTCGCCTCTCGGAGAGCGACTTCGAGCGGGCGAGAGCGGAACTCGAACCCGTCGGCGACCTCGTCGCGCGGCTCGACGAGTGGGAGACGGCCCGCGAGCGCTACGCCGAGGCGCGGCGGGCGGCCCGGCGGCGAGCGAGCGAACTCGACGAGCGCGCCACCGCCCTCGAACGCCTCCGACGGCTCGGCGACGCCGACCTCGACGCACCGGTCGAGCAGCTGCGCGAGCCGATCGAGGCGTACGACGACGCCGTCCGCGAGGCCTTCGGCGAGTTCCGCGCCGATTCGCCGGCCCGCGACGTGCTCTCGGCGGTCGAACGGGCCGACGCCTACCCGCTCGTCGACTTTCAGTCGCCGCCCGAGGCGCTCCTCGAATACGTCCGGACTGCCGAAGCCGGGACCGAACCGATCCCGCGACTGCTCGAATACGCCGACTACTCCGCGTCGAAACTCGACCACTACGTCGAGGACACCGCCGCGCTCAAGCGAGCGGTCTCCACGCGGCGGACCTACCTCCGGAATCTCGACGCCGACCCGCTCACCGTCTCGTGGCCGCCGCCGCCGGCCGAGCGCCTGCCGTGGCTCGTCCGCGAGTACCGGTCGGTCGTCTCGGGGTTCGCCGACGAGTCCGTCGTCGCCCGCCTGCGCGAGGTGCGCGGCCTCGCCGCCCGCGAGGACTACGCTCGGCTGCGAGAGAGCGCGCTCGCCCGCTCGGAGCTATCCGGCGAGGAGCGAGAGCGCCTCGCGAGCGGAGCCGTCGAACGGGAACTGGAGGACGTGCGCGAGGAGCGAGCAGCCATCGAGGCGGCACTCGAAGAACACGACCCGCTGTAA
- the glmM gene encoding phosphoglucosamine mutase: MHVFGSSGVRGVAGKELTPRYVLQVAEGAGSVWAGEYGRVAVARDTRITGRTYVNAMTSGLTGTGFDVDRLGIAPMPALQAYCDREGVPGVMITASHNPPAYNGIKLVGDDGVEFSRELLDRVEAAMAEDSTQAAWEQVGVDRDVESARQSYREEVREAVDRERIAEADLTVVVDPGHGAGSLTSPDLFRELGCTVHTINAQPDGHFPGRDPEPVEANLGDLRAYVESTDADLGIAHDGDADRAMFVDSEGEHVEGDEVLAALAAAELDPGEGVVSAVNASQRLVDVVEDVGADLSLTPIGSTHIVSRIHELEAEGTHVSIAGEGNGGILFPEYRIARDGAYTAARFCELVAETPARELVAPYADYYNDRRNLHIETESEREAMLASIEAYAETVDADLDTTDGWRLDFGDGWVLARPSGTEPLVRVYAEARTPERAAELAERMVEAAKAEV, from the coding sequence ATGCACGTGTTCGGGTCGAGCGGCGTTCGAGGCGTCGCGGGCAAAGAGCTGACGCCGCGATACGTCCTCCAGGTCGCGGAGGGTGCGGGGAGCGTCTGGGCCGGCGAGTACGGCCGGGTCGCCGTCGCGCGGGACACGCGGATAACCGGGCGGACCTACGTCAACGCGATGACGAGCGGGCTCACCGGCACGGGGTTCGACGTCGACCGGCTCGGGATCGCGCCGATGCCGGCCCTGCAGGCCTACTGCGACCGCGAGGGCGTCCCAGGCGTGATGATAACGGCGAGTCACAACCCGCCGGCGTACAACGGCATCAAGCTCGTCGGCGACGACGGCGTCGAGTTCTCCCGCGAGCTGCTGGACCGCGTCGAGGCCGCGATGGCCGAGGACTCGACGCAGGCGGCGTGGGAGCAGGTCGGCGTGGACCGCGACGTCGAGAGCGCCCGGCAGTCCTACCGGGAGGAAGTCCGCGAGGCCGTCGACCGCGAGCGCATCGCCGAGGCCGACCTCACCGTCGTCGTCGACCCCGGCCACGGCGCGGGGTCGCTCACCAGCCCCGACCTGTTCCGCGAACTGGGCTGTACGGTCCACACGATCAACGCCCAGCCGGACGGACACTTCCCCGGTCGCGACCCGGAACCCGTCGAGGCGAACTTGGGCGACCTGCGGGCGTACGTCGAATCGACGGACGCGGACCTCGGCATCGCCCACGACGGCGACGCCGACCGGGCGATGTTCGTCGACAGTGAGGGCGAACACGTCGAGGGCGACGAGGTGCTGGCGGCGCTCGCCGCCGCGGAGCTCGACCCCGGAGAGGGCGTCGTCTCGGCGGTCAACGCCTCACAGCGCCTCGTGGACGTCGTCGAAGACGTCGGCGCGGACCTCTCGCTGACGCCCATCGGCTCGACGCACATCGTCAGTCGCATCCACGAGCTGGAGGCCGAGGGGACCCACGTCAGCATCGCCGGGGAGGGCAACGGCGGCATCCTCTTCCCCGAGTACCGCATCGCCCGCGACGGGGCCTACACCGCGGCGCGCTTCTGCGAACTCGTCGCGGAGACGCCCGCCCGCGAACTGGTCGCGCCCTACGCCGACTACTACAACGACCGGCGCAACCTCCACATCGAGACCGAGAGCGAGCGCGAGGCGATGCTCGCGAGCATCGAGGCCTACGCCGAGACCGTCGACGCCGACCTCGATACGACCGACGGCTGGCGACTGGACTTCGGCGACGGGTGGGTGCTGGCCCGCCCCTCGGGAACCGAGCCGCTCGTCCGGGTCTACGCCGAGGCGCGGACGCCGGAACGAGCCGCGGAACTCGCAGAGCGGATGGTCGAAGCCGCCAAAGCGGAGGTGTAG
- a CDS encoding transcriptional regulator has product MSRSALVGNVTAMLEDAGFMVSDRCAIRPKSFDVAARRGEDVLLVKILGNIDAFDGHTGGEMRRLGTYLNATPIVVGLRTRDEELKPGVVYFRHGVPVLSPDTALDLFVEEVPPLIYAAPGGLYVNIDSEVLADVREEKEWSLGRLAKELGVSRRTVSKYEDGMDASVEVAAELEDLFDAPLTSPVSVLEGTEDIRDDEPAPEDPDVAPEDEPIATVFTRIGFEVHPTDRAPFKTVNENANRREQQVLTGHSAFTEAAEKRARIMSSVGEVTRTRSVYVVDELTRESVEGTALIEQDEMEAIEDADDLRDLIMERGDDPEEVAE; this is encoded by the coding sequence ATGTCACGATCCGCACTGGTCGGCAACGTCACTGCCATGTTGGAAGACGCGGGGTTCATGGTGAGCGACCGGTGTGCGATTCGGCCGAAGAGCTTCGACGTCGCCGCCCGTCGCGGCGAGGACGTGCTGCTCGTGAAGATCCTCGGCAACATCGACGCCTTCGACGGGCACACGGGCGGCGAGATGCGCCGACTCGGCACCTACCTGAACGCGACCCCCATCGTCGTCGGTCTCAGGACCAGGGACGAGGAGCTGAAACCGGGCGTCGTCTACTTCCGCCACGGCGTGCCCGTCCTCTCGCCCGATACCGCGCTGGACCTCTTCGTCGAGGAAGTGCCGCCGCTCATATACGCCGCGCCGGGCGGCCTCTACGTCAACATCGACTCGGAGGTGCTCGCGGACGTCCGCGAGGAGAAGGAGTGGTCGCTGGGCCGACTCGCCAAGGAACTTGGCGTCTCCCGACGGACGGTCTCGAAGTACGAGGACGGCATGGACGCCTCCGTCGAGGTGGCCGCCGAACTCGAGGACCTCTTCGACGCGCCGCTGACCTCGCCGGTCAGCGTCCTGGAGGGGACCGAGGACATCCGCGACGACGAGCCGGCGCCGGAGGACCCCGACGTGGCCCCGGAGGACGAGCCGATCGCCACCGTCTTCACCCGCATCGGCTTCGAGGTCCACCCGACCGACCGCGCGCCGTTCAAGACGGTCAACGAGAACGCGAACCGCCGCGAACAGCAGGTGTTGACCGGCCACTCCGCGTTCACCGAGGCCGCCGAGAAGCGGGCGCGCATCATGTCTTCGGTCGGCGAAGTCACCCGCACCCGCTCGGTGTACGTCGTCGACGAGCTCACCCGCGAGTCCGTCGAGGGGACGGCGCTCATCGAACAGGACGAGATGGAGGCCATCGAGGACGCCGACGACCTGCGCGACCTCATCATGGAGCGGGGCGACGACCCCGAAGAAGTGGCGGAGTAG
- a CDS encoding DUF5786 family protein, producing the protein MGFGSYDESEQDNQEYDTDFDDESGLNSEENAHEGDVEYEFTASNDELLDRLSDIKESETNT; encoded by the coding sequence ATGGGGTTCGGGAGCTACGACGAATCGGAGCAAGACAATCAGGAGTACGACACAGACTTCGACGACGAGAGCGGTCTCAACTCGGAGGAAAACGCCCACGAAGGGGACGTAGAGTACGAGTTCACGGCATCGAACGACGAGCTACTCGACCGTCTCTCTGACATCAAGGAGTCTGAAACGAATACGTGA
- a CDS encoding DUF367 family protein, whose product MELHVRYEGDDDPKKCSARKLARFDLAELHRATRSTPPGVVLNPFAEQAISPADRADAGDGARHDRLVVLDCSWETAEREAFDLQGVHRSLPFLVAANPVNYGTPFQLNTVEAFAGALCILGERDHAERLLSKFSWGHTFLELNEEPLERYADCEDSSDVIAVQDDYLVEE is encoded by the coding sequence GTGGAACTTCACGTCCGCTACGAGGGCGACGACGACCCGAAGAAGTGCAGCGCCCGGAAGCTCGCCCGGTTCGACCTCGCCGAGCTCCACCGAGCGACGCGCTCGACGCCGCCGGGCGTCGTCCTCAACCCCTTCGCCGAGCAGGCCATCTCGCCGGCCGACCGGGCCGACGCGGGCGACGGCGCGCGACACGATCGGTTGGTCGTCCTCGATTGCTCGTGGGAGACCGCCGAGCGGGAAGCGTTCGACTTACAGGGCGTCCACCGCTCGCTCCCCTTCCTCGTCGCCGCCAACCCGGTCAACTACGGGACGCCGTTCCAGTTGAACACCGTCGAGGCCTTCGCCGGCGCGCTCTGTATCCTCGGGGAACGCGACCACGCCGAGCGCCTCCTCTCGAAGTTCTCCTGGGGGCACACCTTCCTCGAACTCAACGAGGAGCCCCTCGAACGGTACGCCGACTGCGAGGATTCGAGCGACGTGATCGCGGTGCAGGACGACTACCTCGTCGAGGAGTGA
- a CDS encoding DUF99 family protein, which yields MKTGVRALGIAESYRSETSHLAGAVVRASRVVDGFVFSSCTVGGSDATDAVCEMVERLDREDVRYLLLSGIAPAWFNVLDLRAIRDRTGLPTVSVAFESSPGLESAIREAFDDRGTVEARLETYRAQPDRRRVSVNGEAVYVRAVGLDDDAAADVVRGFTPEGGRPEPLRVARLAARGLVDAG from the coding sequence GTGAAAACCGGGGTTCGAGCGCTCGGCATCGCCGAGTCGTATCGGAGCGAAACCAGTCACCTCGCCGGAGCGGTCGTTCGGGCGAGTCGCGTCGTCGACGGGTTCGTCTTTTCTTCGTGCACGGTCGGCGGGAGCGACGCCACCGACGCGGTCTGTGAGATGGTCGAGCGACTGGACCGCGAGGACGTCCGCTACCTCCTGCTCTCGGGTATCGCGCCGGCGTGGTTCAACGTCCTCGACCTGCGCGCCATCCGCGACCGGACCGGTCTGCCGACCGTCTCGGTCGCGTTCGAGTCCTCGCCGGGATTGGAGAGCGCGATCCGCGAGGCCTTCGACGACCGCGGAACCGTCGAGGCTCGACTCGAAACTTACCGCGCTCAACCCGACCGCCGCCGAGTCTCGGTCAACGGCGAGGCGGTGTACGTCCGAGCGGTCGGACTCGACGACGACGCGGCCGCCGACGTGGTGCGCGGGTTCACGCCCGAGGGCGGCCGCCCGGAGCCGTTGCGGGTCGCACGGCTCGCCGCCCGGGGGCTGGTCGACGCCGGATGA